The Alnus glutinosa chromosome 7, dhAlnGlut1.1, whole genome shotgun sequence genome includes a region encoding these proteins:
- the LOC133872264 gene encoding protein STRICTOSIDINE SYNTHASE-LIKE 10 codes for MDSKLTLTVAATLAFISFVLGLLYPGSLNPFAPRAIPGSHDQLHAAEIIQLTGAVGPESLAFDPNGEGPYTGVADGRILKWQGDVRGWTDFAFTTSARKECFRPFAPELEHLCGRPLGLRFEKKTGNLYIADAYLGLQVIGPAGGLATQVVTEAEGQPLLFTNDMDIDEHEDVIYFTDTSRSFQRRQFMASILSGDKTGRLLKYDKSGKGLTVLLKGLAFANGVALSNDTSFVLVAETTTCRILRLWLHGPNAGNVDVFAELPGFPDNVRRNSRGEFWVALHAKKGLFASWILSNSWVGKTLLKLPLSFKQLHSLLIGGKAHAAAIKLSEEGKFLEVLEDSEGKTVRFVSEVEEKDGKLWIGSVLTPFLGVYNM; via the exons ATGGACTCGAAGCTCACACTGACTGTGGCAGCAACACTAGCGTTCATTTCATTCGTGTTGGGTCTTTTATACCCAGGCAGTCTCAATCCCTTTGCGCCGCGTGCTATACCGGGGTCCCACGACCAGCTCCACGCGGCAGAGATTATCCAACTGACCGGAGCGGTGGGACCGGAGAGCCTCGCGTTCGATCCTAATGGAGAAGGCCCCTACACCGGCGTGGCGGATGGCCGGATCCTCAAATGGCAAGGCGATGTCCGTGGTTGGACTGATTTTGCTTTCACCACTTCTGCAAG GAAGGAGTGTTTTCGTCCATTTGCACCAGAACTGGAGCATTTATGTGGGAGACCTTTAGGGTTACGGTTTGAAAAGAAAACGGGAAATCTCTATATTGCTGATGCCTACTTGGGTCTTCAAGTAATAGGGCCTGCTGGTGGTTTGGCCACTCAAGTTGTCACAGAAGCTGAAGGTCAACCCCTTCTCTTCACCAACGATATGGATATTGATGAGCATGAAGATGTGATTTATTTCACAGATACAAGCAGAAGTTTCCAGAGAAG GCAATTCATGGCATCAATCTTGAGTGGAGACAAGACAGGCAGGTTACTCAAATACGATAAATCAGGCAAAGGACTAACAGTCTTACTAAAAGGCCTTGCTTTTGCCAATGGAGTAGCATTGAGCAATGACACCTCGTTTGTGCTAGTAGCTGAAACCACTACTTGCCGTATCCTTAGGCTTTGGCTTCATGGTCCTAATGCTGGAAATGTAGATGTTTTTGCTGAGCTTCCAGGATTCCCGGACAATGTAAGACGAAATTCAAGAGGGGAGTTCTGGGTTGCCTTGCATGCAAAAAAAGGGCTTTTTGCAAGCTGGATTCTGTCTAATTCATGGGTCGGAAAAACACTGCTAAAGCTTCCACTCAGCTTCAAGCAGCTGCACTCACTGTTAATCGGAGGAAAGGCCCATGCTGCTGCTATAAAATTAAGTGAGGAGGGAAAATTTTTGGAAGTTTTAGAAGACAGTGAAGGAAAGACTGTAAGGTTTGTTAGTGAAGTGGAAGAGAAAGATGGGAAGCTTTGGATTGGATCGGTCCTGACGCCTTTTCTAGGCGTTTATAATATGTAA